GTAGACTTTGCTGGTATAGGTGAGGTTGCGAAACCCATGATTCCTTGGTGGGCATTGTACCCCAGAAGACCAGCCAAAGCATTTGACTGAGAGGGCTGAAGAGACTGGAAGCTAGTGAAGGGAGTGATGTGGCGAGGTTTGGTACTAAAGCCCATCAGGTCTTTGCAGTACTTGTCATGCACAAGCTGCTGCTGAGTGatctcctccatctcctctctAAGGCGCTAGACAAAGTAGAAAAGCATGTTTGGTAGCCGACTAAAAGATGCCCAATCTAGTGCTACCTACGTTTCCTGAGCAGCATCCTTTACCACTGATATCCAAAtggctggaaaacagcaactaagcaaaaatcagcaaaaacatTTAGGTATCTAatatgaaaagagaaactgCACTCTGCATAATTCTTTTCCGTTGTAATTAATTCAATTAATAACTCTTTCCATCAGAGCTTGACACCTACACAGTCAAAACATGCTGCTGTTATTTCTCCAACACCCCTCAATTTGAAATTATCAGTGCTCTGAGTCCATGTTCAGATAACTTTTCAGCCCAACAAGCCCATTTCAAACCCAGTGGATTATTTCCACAGATTGATTAACAATGGGTAGCAGCTCAGCAATAAATTGGAGCCAAAAGGCATAGCCCTCCTCTTGTTCATTTGCTCACCTCTCCCTCCATACTGCTGATTCTCACTAGCTCATTGAGGATCAATAAGGCACCATGGATTCGGTCATCACGGTTCATTCCTTTCTCCTTGGCCAAAGTCTCATCAAAACCCTTCTCAGCCTCTTCGTATGTATgcttggggaaaaggaaaaaaaaaagaaaaagaaaaaagctcaaCGATAACAGAGGCATAACAGAGACAAAGCCTGTGAAAATGGAGTAATATTGCTAGTCAAGAGTTACTGACATCCTGTAATTTTCCAATAGCCACAAACCTCAACTGAACAAGAGGAGAATATAACACCACAAAATTAAGAATCACCTAGAAGTTGTGGACTCTGCTGCAGAGTATTTTGAATAGCATTAATCAAACAGCCAGCCAAGTCACGGTACAAACTTCATCAATATCTGTGTTGCATACTTGACCATGAGGAATCAAAGTTCACAACATCTGCCTGCACTTTCCAAACCTTAATTGATATTATGAAGCTTGAATCCACATGGAAATGTCAGCAAAGCTGAAGATCAGGCAAGGGAATCTTTACCTAACACAGTCAGTTTTGTTAGcgtagaaaaaaaaacttatctgCTAGTAAGAGAAGATGACAATACGTGGAAGACAGTGTGCCTGTAGAACTAGGTCAGACTCAACAGCTGAAGATGAGCTGCAGATAAAGCAATAGATTCttgataaaattaattttcctgcttgctttcaGAGTGTGCTAAGGGAACTACTCATTTTGTAAGCCATTATGTTTCCAACCTTTTCCAGGGGAGGCAGTTTTCTGCTGACAAAGTGGATGTTTTCACACAAGTGAAGCAGGTTCTTAGCTTAACTCCTCTAAAAACTGGCACTTGATCATTTGCATTGCATTATGAAGAAGCCGTTTCacaataaagttattttcttacTCTGTACCACTGAGGCTTCTGCATCTCTTTTGGTTCCCGTTGAGTGGTGAGAATAAGGCAGGCTCTTAAGGCAGAAACAGCTCCCTCTCGAATGGCCTGTTTGGGATCCCACACAGCCACAAAAATATTGTCAAAGAATGGCTGCACTTGTTGGAAGAAGAAGGTAGGCACGCTGATTGCCAGCTCACGCAGGACAAGAACCTGGAGGTGGGGAGAGAAACAGTAACAATCTGTCAGGATGAGCATCCACAGACAAAGCTCATTTTCTAGAATGTAGCACCATTTATTTCAACTGTTAGTGCCTGCGAGCCTGAGCTGTATCCAGCTCTGTACTTTTACAGTTCATAGCGCAACGGTGTCTCATTTAGTTAATGGGCATTTCTAAGGTAGAAGTGATGAAGAAGCACTGTATCTGCTACGAGAACGTCACAGATCCTTCGACTTAGACTGGCAGCCACTCTGTTTCCCAATCAGAgcttttccccagctttccGAGCTCACTTCCTACCACTCTTAATCAAGCTTAACCATCCTGTTCAAAACAGgtgacaacaacaaaaaagatgacTTACAGCTGCATGTCTTCGACCTTCATTCCTGTCAGCCCCCAGCCATTCCAGAGCTCGCTTCACCTCAAACTCCACGTACTCGGCTGTGAAGGTGTCACCAGCCATCGCAAGCCGCCCAATGGCTTTGGAGGCCATCTCCATTACAACAGGGTCATTGGATGGTAAAAGGTTCCTCAGGTAGTTTGCAAACCTGCCAATACGGGTGGCATTACCTCCTTCAACACCGATAAGGCTTGCTGTAGAGAAAGGGAGCAGTGCTGTAGGTTTTCCACAATAATCAGTGGGGCAGACAGTAGGTAATCCCTGATTGAGCGTTAGTATTCCCTATCCATTCCTTAAAGATTCCCATTAACGCTTCCTAAACTGcaaatccacaggaaaaaaaaaaaaaatcaagcaataAGAGAAGGTCACCGTTCTTTCGAGACTGAACTGGTTAAGTGGACAGGAAAACGCTTCAAGTAGCTTCATagattttccccatttttagtttaagaaaaaaaaagtccacccTGGGATCACAGACCCATTCCCAAAAGAAAGGCATCCATCCACATGCAACTACTACGGCTGGTCCGCCTCAGTAGAGAAGTCAAAGACTGAATGGACCAAGGAAACTGCTCTCCCACATCAATCCTAGAGGTTGTCTCTCCAGGCCGGGGTGGAGGCACGCTGGCAGGGGGCAGCGCGGCAGAAGCTTGCACTGCCGGTGCCTGGGTTGTACCTGCTCTGTAGATAAAGAGGCCATCAGTGTCCAGGGTTGTCAAGCCGGCACCTTTCAACAGCACTAAATtcacagaaacaattttaaagtgATACTGTCAGCTTAAAAGCAGATGTCAACAAAGATTTGTCTACCTAAGGGGCTTCCGCTGTCTTCAAACACGTCGGGATTGGATGATTATGTCTGTGAACCTAACCCATAGGCAACTCCTATTTGGTTGTTGAAGTAACTGCCACAAAACAAGCTACTTGCTCAGAAAACAGGTATTTATCCAAGCTGACTTCCCTAAGAGTCAAAacacaggcagctctgccatATCACAGCAAAAGCACAACCAGAGCAATTGATGGAGCAGCTGACCAGAATCAAAGCAAAGCTATGCGAGCCCCTCCCAGGGATGGGAGCTGCTGTCATTGAACCAGGTAAATTTAAATAACAAGAATCCATCTGCTCAGGCAGAAGAGAGTTCAGAAAGTCAGCCCACCGttatgcatataaaataaagagCACAAACTGTTCTCAGTTGAGCTCGAGAACAGAATTTTCACGTGATCAGCACTCGCATTTGATGCTTGACTCCCAGAAGAGCTCAGTGCCCATTAAGCGCCAGGTTTTCAGCCACTCTCAGCACTCAGCAGCTCCCATGCTGACACTTACAGACAGATTTCAGAGCCCAGCAACTAGCACGCACCCAGCGTACTGAGCAGTCAGACGTAACGCCCTGATTACAAAAGTTCattccttctgaaaatctgtcccAAGAGAATAGGCACGTGAAGAGAAAACTCACCAAAGGCATAAAGCACTTTTACTCACCAATAGCCAAAATACCGCCCTTCCTTTCATTAGCATCAGAGCTAGAGACCAGCTCAAATATGTGATGGTTCAGCTGATCATAAAACCTGGTAGACTCCTCCTGGCTcatctgtagaagaaaaaaaatccacatcagCTGAAAGCATTCTGTCCCTCCTTGCCAGCCCCAAAACCTCCGTAAAGACAATGCTTCCTAGGTTACTTAAATGGTTGATTTAATTTCCTTGTATACATCACAAACACAACCAAGTTTCTCTTATTTGTGCCCTAGAGCCACTGAGTTTATTTATTCCGGTGCTTGACCACCCAGTCCATGTCACCAACTCGCTCACCTCTTCTAAATGCTGGGGCACAGGAGAGCTCTGTGCTATTCCCCACCTTCTTTTTAAGGCCAGTTTCCATATTCCAAAATGTCCATCCCCAAAGTACCCAGGCAGTGCCATACACTTATCTGACAGATGATGATAAATTATTTGCAGCACTCACTTCGCGAAGCTCCATGGTGACATAATGCTGCAGGTCCTTGGCAGCTTTCGCCCTCGTCTCTTCACTGCGACTCTTCAAGCCATTGGCAAATTGTTGGAGAATGGATACAGTGCCCGACATGATGGTGTTATACCGGGGCTCGGGGCATCAAGTCCTGTAAGTCCTTCAGAGACACActttgttttactgcttttagtTACTGAAATCTCTGGACTTCTTAACTCTACCCCTAATTGCCTGTTTCCAAAATACATACCCCACTGCATGCAAGGATGCTGTctcagaaaagcattaaaaaatacaagcagTGACTAGCTTCCTGAGGCACCACAACCCCGTGATAAGGCCTTATCATTGCATAAGGCTGTGACACCCACCCCAGCCCCTTTGCTCCCTAGTTCCTCAAACACCACAGCATGCTCCAGTGGGCCAGGTGCCCGACCCATGGTGCTCTAACTCCAAGCCAAGGGTCATGCAACAGCGGAAAAGATACCAAGGTAAAATTAAGTCTTACAGTTACTCTATGATAAGTAGGCACAACCATTCCCATAAGGATGCCGTTATCACATCTGACTCCTGCGTGAACATTTTCAGCCAAGTTTCTCCACAACAATGCCGGTGCTCCACCCGCACAGGgaagccccagccccgggcctGACAAGCGCTTCATTCCCCAGGAGGTATTTAGAGAGGGGAAGCCTACTTATAGCAACGCCAGTCACTGCAACGGGATGCTTACTATTGCAACGCTCACCCAAACTTCCTCACGAGTGCTTCTTTACGTAAAGACCATTTTAAAGCTTTGAACCCCCGGTTTCCAGATTACATAAACGCCAGCTGCCCGCTTGACAGAAGGGCCCACAGCCCCACCGGGCCCCAAAACCTCACCCCCTTCCCCAAATATCCCCGGGGCGGCCATAAAATCCCACAGGGTGAAGCGGCCTCGGGGCTTCCCCGCGGCTGAGAGCCCGGCGGGGCTCCTGAGGGGAGCAGCgagcggccgcggccccgccacCGCCACCCCGGGGGGCTCCGTCCCTCGCTGAGGGCCGAGCCGGCGGGGGTCGGCACCGGGAacggggaggctgagggggaggctgaggggccGCTCGGCGCTGACAGGGCGGGGGGAGCCGGCCCGGCGGGCGCTGaggggacagggaaggggaagCTCCTGAGGGGAGGCTCCGCAGCCGCACTCACCGCCTCCGCCCCGGCCACCGCCGCTCCGGGCCCCTGCGTCCTCCCCTCCCCCGCGGCCGTCGGCCCGGCGGGTGGCTGCCGGCCAATGGGCTCGCGGGAAGGGGTTGACAGGCACCGCCCCCGCCCAatagaagaggaggaaaagggaagggacgcccccctcagccccgccCCTCCGCCCGAGGAACCGCAAGGAGAGACCGTCAGTGCCCGGCCAATCGTGAGGGCAGCTGGCTGTAACTGGCGGCGCGTCCAGCCAATAGAAAGGCCGGACGCGAGGGGCTGGTGAGGAGTCTAGGCGAAGGCCCGCCCTCCCGGCGCCGGCTGGCCGGTGCCCTCCGCTGACGCCCCTGCGCTTTGTGCGCACGCGCGGAGCCTGAGGCGCGGTGCGGCGCCGCGCCCGGTGTGCGCCGCTCAAATGCGTCCGGGCGCCCATGACGGGCCCAAGGGCAGCCGGGGCGGCGCCCGGCGGCGAGGCCTGCAGCTACCGTAACGGCACGTGCGGCGCGGCGGGCAGGGCTCATCGCGGCGGAGCCTGGGCGCGTTTCACGGGTCCAACTTGCTGCCCGGGGACGGGAGCCTGAGGCGGAACCCCCCGCGCGGGGCCGTGGTGGTGACGGGGGGGGCGAGGACGGGGCAGCCAGCGGCCGTTGGGGCGCGAGCGGGTGAGGggcgcccccccgcccccccaagGCGTCTCGCGCCCCCTCAGGCGCCTCCCGCCTCCCCTCAGGGCCCCACGGGGGcgtcccctctcctcctcttctcttcccgTTCCCCTCCGCTCACggcccttctcctccttccaggTGCCGCAGCTGTGAGGCGAGGCGTCGAGGAGAGCATGGGGCCGGTGCAGCCGGAGGTCAGCATCAGCGCCGAGAGCCCCCGGGGCGGTGAGAGGAACGAGGCCAACGCCGTGCTGGCGGGCGGTGAGCGCGGCCCTCCTGGTACCTGGAGGCAGAAGTGCAAGGCCTACGTGCTGGCGCTGAGGCCGTGGAGCTTCAGTGCCTCCCTCACCCCCGTGGCCCTCGGTAGCGCGCTGGCGTACCGGGCTGAGGGAGCGCTGGATCCGCGGCTGCTCTTGGGAAGCGCTGTGACCGTCCTGGCTGTGCACGGAGCTGGCAACTTGGTGAACACCTACTATGACTTCTCCAAAGGCATCGATCACAAGAAGAGCGATGACAGGACTCTGGTGGACCAGATTTTGGAGCCTCAGGACGTAGTCCGGTTCGGGGTCTTTCTTTATACCGTGGGCTGTAtctgtgctgcagggctctACGCTGTCTCAACGCTGAAGCTGGAGCACCTGGCCCTGATTTACTTCGGGGGACTTTCCAGTTCCTTCCTTTACACTGGAGGTAAGTGCTGAATCCTGCTTGCTTTGAGCCTGAATGCGAATGTGACAGAACGAGCTGACCTGTCAGAGGGCTTCTGGAAGACCCAAATGATCTAGTTAACTGCCATAAAAAGTATTTGATGGTATTTCCTAGAGCACTGGTCCATTAACCTCTATTCTTTGTCATTGACCCCTGTGGGAAGGGGTGCACCAAGTTCTTCAGTTGGAAAGTAGCAGTGAGgcattattatttatgtatggCTTTAGGTGCTTTTCAGAACTGTCGCTGAAACTTCTTGTGATGCGTTTCTCACGTTCCTGAGCAGTATAGCTCACTGCAAATGTTCTTTTGCACTGGTGGAATGTTTTGATTTGGAACATTGATGTTCTTTAGATGGAGCTTCATTGGGAATGTAGAACAGCAGGTGTTTGCTTTGAGTAAGAAGAGCGTGTTCTTAGTGTTTTCCTGGGTTGGGTAGGTACAAATGTGAGAGTCTGGAGAAATTAACAAGCTACATTTCCTTTATtcattttggttaaaaaaatgaggaaagatgCTTCTCAGCCATAGCTGCATATGTGTTGGTTGATTTACAATATTTCTGTGGGAAGGGTAGATCTGTTGTAATCCGTTCTTCTGTCACTTGAGTTGTTTGATGATGCTTCATTTTATGCTTGTGTTTTGCCACAGGAATTGGATTTAAATATGTTGCACTTGGAGACGTGGTGATCCTGATCACCTTTGGGCCCCTGGCCGTCATGTTTGCACATGCTGTGCAGGTTGGTTATCTGTCTGTCTCGCCACTGCTCTACGCTATCCCACTAGCTCTCAGTACTGAGGCCATCCTGCACAGCAACAACACCCGAGATATGGAATCTGACCGGCAGGCGGGTATTGTCACCTTGGCTATCCTCATCGGCCCTGCGTTCTCCTATATTCTCTACACCGTGCTGCTCTTCTTACCCTACCTGATTTTCTGTGTGTTGGCCACACGCTACACCATCAGCATGGCATTGCCACTACTCACCATCCCGATGGCATTTTCACTGGAGAGGCAATTTCGGAGTCAAAGCTTCAACAAAATTCCTCAGCGGACAGCCAAGCTCAATCTCCTTCTGGGGCTTTTCTATGTTTTTGGTATTACACTAGCACCAGCTGGTGCCCTGCCCAAACTGTAACGGAGCTGTGGAGTCAGGCCTCACAATGCAGTATTAATGCCAATTAACAGGGGATGATGTGGGTAGATGACCTGTTACGGACAGTGGGAAGAACAGAGGGACTGTTTTGAGCTGTTGATTTTGCGTGAGTTCCATCATTTCTGGTCTTGGTTGTCTTATACAAAAGACTTTAGAGAAGCCATCTGTCAGTTCCTTGGAAAGGGGGaactgcacagctctgcttcaAGAGGAGCAGTGTGACCTGAGGACAAGGAAGAGTTTAAAGAAGGTCACCCTTCTGCCGCTGGATGTTGAGTGGCTTTTTCTGTTAACTTAATGAAGTAAGATTGAGTCTCATGCAAACTCTCCTTTCCTTTCGCAAGCATGGTGATTGCTCTTATCGCTCCGTACCATGGTCAAGGAGTCCAGTGGCTCCTGCATggtaaacagaaaacactgccaAATGTTTGTTTAGCATCATAACGATGTAGGTGCTATTACTTCACTCCCTTGTGAGCGTAATTCATCTTCATCagttgtatgttttattttttgctgtttttcttttcctagctgaattttgagcttttctttccaggcCCCTTGAAAAGTACTAGATACTGATTCATTCGTTGTTTTCTCTGCTTGGTTCTTATAGCctagaaaattcaaaattatgCATTTCTGTGGTGTGTTTGTGCTAAAATGGAGCACAACTAGCCCACTACACAAGCTTTAAGCCAAACCCAGTAAACTTATATTCTGCCATAAAAGTTGAACCTGTAAATGCAAATCATGCAACCAAATAGCCCTCAGTGCGCAGAAAAACAGgctgtttccatttctgcatttgcttAGAATTAACTGTCTGAAAGGACAGCCTTCTGTTTAAGGGGAGCTGATGGACAGGGTGCCAAAATTCTGATTGGACATGGGTTAGTGGAGTGGGAGAACAAActcttagttttaaaaaatgtatctttttgaTGGCCATTCTCTCCTTAGTCAGAGGCCTGTAGTATTACAATCAAATGTCCTAACGTAAGACCTAAAAGAAGCCCAGGTGGTAGCAAAGGAGAAAGATGCAGGGTTTGCAAAATTTACTGCATTGGCTttgcataaaaattaaaactgggAACAGGAAGAAGTCATCTTTGGTAGCAGACTTTTTCTAAGGGAGTCCAGTTTTTGCATGACTGAATCACATTTAAATGTTAAGAACTCTGAAGTGAGGTTCCCCACCTCTTTTCCTCCCCCTGCACCTCAcaatgttcttattttcttctgcagatcTCACCCATTGATACTTATTTGGCCATTTGGAGAACTGATTGTTTCAATAAATATGGAGcagtacaaaaaacaaaccatgcCAAAGACAACTGGGAGAAATCCAGTGACTTTCATTGCAAAGATGAATTTGGTCCGTTCTGTGTTACTCAGTGGCAACTGAATTCTCTTCTGTGTTGAAGGAAAAGTCTTTATTTCCTATATGTAGGCTTTTGGGGAGATGCGTGTTTACAGGAGTTGTGAAGAGCTTCACAGGAACTGCTACTGGTGTTGCACTAGAGCTGTTAGTGCCTGGAGCACGGCTTTGCTTTTGAACCAAGTAG
This window of the Cygnus olor isolate bCygOlo1 chromosome 21, bCygOlo1.pri.v2, whole genome shotgun sequence genome carries:
- the UBIAD1 gene encoding ubiA prenyltransferase domain-containing protein 1 isoform X1 — translated: MTGPRAAGAAPGGEACSYRNGAAAVRRGVEESMGPVQPEVSISAESPRGGERNEANAVLAGGERGPPGTWRQKCKAYVLALRPWSFSASLTPVALGSALAYRAEGALDPRLLLGSAVTVLAVHGAGNLVNTYYDFSKGIDHKKSDDRTLVDQILEPQDVVRFGVFLYTVGCICAAGLYAVSTLKLEHLALIYFGGLSSSFLYTGGIGFKYVALGDVVILITFGPLAVMFAHAVQVGYLSVSPLLYAIPLALSTEAILHSNNTRDMESDRQAGIVTLAILIGPAFSYILYTVLLFLPYLIFCVLATRYTISMALPLLTIPMAFSLERQFRSQSFNKIPQRTAKLNLLLGLFYVFGITLAPAGALPKL
- the UBIAD1 gene encoding ubiA prenyltransferase domain-containing protein 1 isoform X3, translating into MGPVQPEVSISAESPRGGERNEANAVLAGGERGPPGTWRQKCKAYVLALRPWSFSASLTPVALGSALAYRAEGALDPRLLLGSAVTVLAVHGAGNLVNTYYDFSKGIDHKKSDDRTLVDQILEPQDVVRFGVFLYTVGCICAAGLYAVSTLKLEHLALIYFGGLSSSFLYTGGIGFKYVALGDVVILITFGPLAVMFAHAVQVGYLSVSPLLYAIPLALSTEAILHSNNTRDMESDRQAGIVTLAILIGPAFSYILYTVLLFLPYLIFCVLATRYTISMALPLLTIPMAFSLERQFRSQSFNKIPQRTAKLNLLLGLFYVFGITLAPAGALPKL
- the UBIAD1 gene encoding ubiA prenyltransferase domain-containing protein 1 isoform X2, whose amino-acid sequence is MTGPRAAGAAPGGEACSYRAAAVRRGVEESMGPVQPEVSISAESPRGGERNEANAVLAGGERGPPGTWRQKCKAYVLALRPWSFSASLTPVALGSALAYRAEGALDPRLLLGSAVTVLAVHGAGNLVNTYYDFSKGIDHKKSDDRTLVDQILEPQDVVRFGVFLYTVGCICAAGLYAVSTLKLEHLALIYFGGLSSSFLYTGGIGFKYVALGDVVILITFGPLAVMFAHAVQVGYLSVSPLLYAIPLALSTEAILHSNNTRDMESDRQAGIVTLAILIGPAFSYILYTVLLFLPYLIFCVLATRYTISMALPLLTIPMAFSLERQFRSQSFNKIPQRTAKLNLLLGLFYVFGITLAPAGALPKL